One Spinacia oleracea cultivar Varoflay chromosome 4, BTI_SOV_V1, whole genome shotgun sequence DNA segment encodes these proteins:
- the LOC110804827 gene encoding cysteine-rich and transmembrane domain-containing protein WIH2, translating to MSYYPPPQGDKGTYPQQGGYPPQGYPQQGYPPPQGYPPAQGYPPQYPQQPQYVQPPPKQQHESGGGGFMKGCLAALCCCCVMDACFDII from the exons ATGAGTTATTATCCTCCTCCTCAAG GAGACAAGGGAACATACCCACAACAAGGAGGATATCCACCACAAGGGTATCCACAACAAGGGTACCCTCCACCGCAAGGGTACCCACCAGCACAAGGGTACCCTCCACAATATCCACAGCAACCTCAATATGTTCAGCCTCCTCCTAAACAGCAGCATGAGAGCGGTGGCGGTGGTTTCATGAAAGGATG TTTGGCTgctctttgttgttgttgcgttaTGGACGCGTGCTTCGATATAATATAA
- the LOC110804818 gene encoding nucleobase-ascorbate transporter 4 produces the protein MAAPKGDDLGPFPVKEQLPFIDFCLTSNPPWHEAIILGFQHFLVMLGTTVMITSILVPQMGGGPVEKARVIQTLLLVSGLNTLLQTLVGCRTSVVIGGSYVFIIPAISIIFSDHFGRIIDPHERFVHTMRALQGALMFSSILPVVIGVLGLWRIAIRILSPLSAIPLVTLTGLGLFQFGFPQLAKCIGVGLPALVVMIFISQYLAALLKPLQACCRRYAVLATVALIWAFAAVLTAAGAFKQSSPKTQFYCRTDRSNLISAASWIRFPYPFQWGRPTLNAANGFAVMAAAFVSMVESTGTFIAVARFSSATPMPPSVVSRGIAWLGAGHFLNGIFGAICGPTASVANSGLLGLNQIGSRRVTQIAAIFMLFFSILGKFGAILASIPLPIFAAVYCILFAYVVSAGLGFLQFCNLNSFRTKFILGFSLFMGLSVPQYFNEVLLVTGHTPVNTKSMAFNSMLQVIFTSPATVGGIIALLLDISLHRSHTATRKDSGRHWWKKFRSYDADTRSEEFYSLPWGLNKYFPSI, from the exons ATGGCTGCACCTAAAGGAGATGATCTCGGCCCGTTTCCGGTGAAAGAACAGCTTCCCTTCATTGATTTTTGCCTCACTAGCAATCCTCCTTGGC ATGAAGCCATCATTCTTGGGTTTCAGCATTTTTTAGTAATGCTTGGGACTACAGTTATGATCACATCCATACTTGTTCCTCAAATGGGAGGTGGACCG GTTGAAAAGGCTCGTGTGATACAAACTTTGCTCCTTGTATCAGGATTAAACACTCTTTTGCAAACTCTAGTTGGTTGCAGGACATCAGTAGTCATAGGAGGTTCATATGTGTTTATAATTCCTGCGATCtcaataatattttctgatcaTTTTGGCAGGATCATTGATCCACATGAG AGGTTCGTGCATACAATGAGAGCGCTCCAAGGAGCACTAATGTTTTCATCAATACTTCCCGTGGTAATTGGTGTTTTGGGATTGTGGAGGATTGCTATAAG GATCTTAAGTCCACTTTCTGCCATTCCTCTTGTTACTCTAACTGGACTCGGCCTATTCCAATTTGGTTTCCCTCAG CTAGCTAAATGCATTGGAGTCGGACTTCCAGCTCTCGTTGTCATGATTTTTATCTCCCAG TACTTAGCAGCCTTGTTGAAACCACTACAAGCCTGTTGTCGCAGATATGCAGTATTAGCAACAGTTGCCCTTATATGGGCATTTGCTGCAGTCCTAACTGCAGCTGGTGCTTTCAAACAAAGCTCCCCCAAAACTCAATTCTACTGTCGTACTGATCGTTCTAATCTTATCAGTGCTGCTTCTTG GATAAGATTCCCTTATCCCTTCCAATGGGGACGTCCAACTTTGAATGCTGCAAATGGTTTCGCTGTAATGGCTGCTGCTTTTGTATCTATGGTTGAG TCTACAGGCACATTTATAGCAGTAGCAAGATTTAGCAGTGCTACACCAATGCCGCCTTCAGTTGTTAGCCGTGGGATTGCCTGGCTG GGTGCAGGACACTTTCTGAATGGCATATTTGGTGCAATTTGTGGCCCAACTGCATCAGT TGCAAATTCAGGACTTCTGGGACTAAACCAAATTGGAAGTCGTCGAGTCACTCAAATAGCAGCTATTTTCatgcttttcttttcaattttag gaaaatttgggGCAATCCTAGCTTCAATACCACTACCAATATTTGCAGCTGTTTACTGCATTCTCTTTGCTTATGTTG TATCAGCAGGGCTAGGATTTCTGCAGTTCTGCAACCTGAACAGCTTCAGAACAAAGTTCATACTAGGATTCTCTCTTTTTATGGGCCTTTCAGTTCCACAGTACTTCAATGAAGTGCTTTTGGTTACTGGTCACACTCCTGTCAACACAAAATCAATGGCT TTTAACAGCATGTTACAAGTGATCTTCACCTCTCCTGCAACCGTGGGAGGCATCATCGCGTTGTTGTTGGACATATCTCTCCACCGAAGTCATACCGCAACACGAAAAGACAGTGGTAGACACTGGTGGAAAAAGTTCAGGTCATATGATGCAGACACTAGAAGTGAAGAGTTTTATTCACTTCCTTGGGGACTCAACAAATACTTTCCATCTATTTAA
- the LOC110804810 gene encoding nuclear intron maturase 2, mitochondrial — protein sequence MVLIRLIRITGSGILPLLRHSYRLNGFALSRSFSGFHNNNWRKPDPDDPLSLMKEDGVAVCSHMWIENFREPEKSASNLTSYLRKFELWVLAYQKVYADETGSYLPRHSIQKPALEDLLSLRNAVLDDRFKWGARLNFYIRSPRDKTEYESLSKRKIKTILTTTQPAPYQDRIVQEVLFMVLEPVYESRFSQKSYAFRPGRTAHTVLRVIRRSFAGYLWYLKGDLSTILDGMKVGLVINALMRDVRDKKVIDLIRSALVMPVIETKIDDGEKQKKKKRKYQKKKVLADDEPKPDPYWLDSFFGFAPEEAEKVPCWGHCGILSPLLANIILDELDHWMEGKIKEFYHPSKSDVIWNSPEGEAEQGNTSWPEFVPTSGPDKTRKMDYIRYGGHILIGIRGPRADAAVLRKQLVEFCDQKYLLKLDNDSLPIEHITKGIMFLDHVLCRRVVYPTLRYTATGGKIISEKGVGTLLSVTASLKQCIRQFRKMNLLKGDREPDPQPCFRMFHATQAHTNSQMNKLLCTMVEWYRFADNRKKIVNFCSYIIRGSLAKLYAAKYKLRSRAKVYKISDRTLSRPLKEKKGLSPEYQNMLRMGLAESIEGLKYTRMSLVPETDYTPFPGNWRPDHEKALLEFLSLDDPKTLEDQRNCIKEQGLISPQDYISMLVWNYKRNASLSDQLSLLNSGGKNIQSCDQLEMESSNEDCVERSEDEEEDKERINMAHV from the coding sequence ATGGTTCTCATAAGATTGATTAGGATTACTGGGTCAGGGATCCTTCCCTTGCTCAGGCATAGTTACAGGTTGAATGGGTTTGCACTATCTAGATCATTTTCTGGGTTTCATAATAACAATTGGCGAAAACCTGACCCAGATGACCCTTTAAGCTTAATGAAGGAAGATGGGGTTGCAGTTTGCTCACACATGTGGATTGAGAATTTCCGGGAGCCAGAGAAGAGTGCGAGCAATTTGACTAGTTATCTTAGGAAGTTTGAGTTGTGGGTATTAGCCTATCAGAAGGTATATGCCGATGAAACTGGTTCATATTTGCCTCGACATTCGATACAAAAGCCGGCATTAGAGGATTTGTTGTCTCTTAGGAATGCAGTTCTTGATGATAGGTTTAAATGGGGTGCTAGGTTGAACTTTTATATCAGGTCACCTAGGGATAAAACTGAGTATGAGTCTTTATCGAAAAGGAAGATTAAGACAATATTAACCACCACACAGCCAGCTCCATATCAAGATAGGATTGTTCAGGAGGTTTTGTTTATGGTTTTGGAGCCAGTTTATGAGTCTCGGTTTTCGCAGAAGTCGTATGCATTCAGACCTGGTAGGACTGCTCATACTGTTTTGAGGGTTATTAGGAGGTCTTTTGCTGGGTATTTGTGGTATTTAAAAGGAGATTTGAGTACTATTCTTGATGGCATGAAGGTAGGGTTAGTTATAAATGCTTTAATGAGGGATGTGAGAGATAAAAAGGTGATTGATTTAATAAGATCAGCATTAGTGATGCCAGTGATTGAAACAAAGATTGATGATGGTGAGaaacagaagaagaagaaaagaaagtaTCAGAAGAAGAAGGTTTTGGCAGATGATGAACCGAAACCTGATCCATACTGGTTGGATTCCTTTTTCGGGTTTGCTCCAGAGGAAGCAGAGAAGGTTCCTTGTTGGGGTCATTGTGGGATTTTGAGCCCGCTACTGGCAAACATAATCCTGGATGAATTGGATCATTGGATGGAGGGTAAGATTAAGGAGTTTTATCATCCTTCAAAAAGCGATGTTATATGGAATTCTCCAGAAGGCGAAGCAGAGCAGGGAAATACTTCATGGCCTGAGTTTGTTCCCACTAGTGGACCAGATAAAACACGGAAAATGGATTATATTAGGTATGGAGGTCACATCTTGATTGGAATTCGAGGACCTAGAGCTGATGCAGCAGTATTGAGAAAACAGTTAGTTGAGTTTTGTGATCAGAAATATCTCCTCAAGCTTGACAATGACAGCCTGCCTATTGAGCACATAACTAAGGGAATTATGTTTCTTGACCATGTATTATGCCGAAGGGTTGTTTATCCCACACTCCGCTACACAGCTACTGGTGGAAAAATTATCAGCGAGAAAGGTGTGGGAACCCTTTTATCAGTAACAGCAAGTCTGAAGCAATGTATAAGGCAATTCAGGAAAATGAACCTTCTGAAGGGGGATCGAGAACCTGATCCACAGCCTTGTTTCAGAATGTTTCATGCCACTCAAGCTCACACAAATTCCCAGATGAACAAGCTGCTCTGCACTATGGTTGAGTGGTACAGATTTGCTGATAATAGGAAGAAAATCGTTAATTTTTGTTCGTATATTATCAGAGGATCACTTGCAAAGCTGTATGCTGCAAAATATAAGCTCCGATCACGTGCTAAGGTGTACAAGATTAGTGATAGGACCCTTAGTCGTCCTTTAAAGGAGAAAAAGGGGCTTTCACCTGAGTATCAGAACATGCTAAGGATGGGTCTTGCAGAGTCTATTGAAGGGCTGAAGTATACAAGGATGTCTCTTGTGCCTGAAACCGATTACACCCCTTTTCCAGGTAACTGGAGGCCTGATCATGAAAAGGCACTGCTCGAGTTCCTGAGCCTTGATGATCCTAAGACCTTGGAGGATCAGAGGAACTGCATCAAAGAGCAAGGTCTAATTTCACCGCAAGATTACATTTCTATGCTTGTTTGGAACTACAAAAGAAATGCTTCTCTATCGGATCAGCTCTCTTTGTTGAATAGTGGTGGCAAGAACATTCAAAGTTGTGATCAGCTTGAGATGGAGTCGAGTAATGAGGACTGTGTTGAAAGAAGTGAAGACGAGGAAGAAGATAAAGAGAGAATTAACATGGCACACGTGTGA